A DNA window from Anaerocolumna sp. AGMB13020 contains the following coding sequences:
- a CDS encoding sensor histidine kinase yields the protein MIRELQKKFITITMVSLFLVVLLLIGTINAVNIYQMNHKIDGALKILSENQGTFPKLDKGKPPGENFDFGFRLSEETPFETRYFTVRLNTEGTASQIDTSHIRAISSSDAREYAEEAFQNGKKSGFKESYKYVVVAQDSGYLVIFIDCSNSLQTMSFFLFISIAVALGTLLLMFILVSIFSRKALTPIIESMEKQKQFITDAGHEIKTPLAIISANADVLELTGGESEWIMSIRNQITRLDKLVKNLLMLSKMDEGTMKTGFAEFDISRTVKETAGSFKAVAETQNKTFLLAVEEGLKLYGEENSIQQLVSTLVDNALKYSSAGGRIKVSLTPYKRGVKLEVFNTTDMSADALTKENLNKLFDRFYRADSSRSRDTGGYGIGLSIAKSIVEVHHGKISARCENGNEVCFFATLG from the coding sequence ATGATTAGGGAACTGCAAAAGAAATTTATTACGATTACTATGGTTTCCTTATTTTTAGTTGTTCTTTTACTGATTGGAACTATCAATGCTGTTAATATCTATCAGATGAATCATAAGATAGACGGAGCTTTAAAGATCTTATCGGAGAATCAGGGAACCTTTCCTAAGTTGGATAAAGGGAAACCACCCGGTGAGAATTTTGATTTCGGCTTCCGGTTAAGCGAAGAGACACCCTTTGAAACCAGATATTTTACCGTAAGGCTCAATACAGAAGGTACAGCCAGCCAGATCGATACCAGTCATATCAGGGCAATCTCCTCAAGTGATGCAAGAGAATATGCAGAAGAAGCCTTTCAAAATGGAAAAAAGAGCGGTTTTAAGGAATCTTATAAATATGTAGTGGTTGCACAGGACAGCGGATACCTGGTTATCTTCATAGACTGCAGCAATTCCCTGCAGACCATGAGCTTTTTTCTCTTTATTTCCATCGCTGTTGCTCTAGGCACCTTGTTGCTGATGTTTATATTAGTCTCAATCTTTTCCAGAAAAGCTTTGACTCCGATTATTGAAAGCATGGAGAAGCAGAAGCAGTTCATAACCGATGCAGGGCATGAAATAAAAACACCCCTTGCCATTATCTCTGCCAATGCAGATGTCCTGGAACTAACCGGTGGAGAGAGTGAATGGATTATGAGCATAAGAAATCAGATAACAAGACTTGATAAGCTGGTTAAGAATCTTCTGATGTTATCAAAAATGGATGAGGGTACCATGAAGACCGGCTTTGCAGAATTTGATATCAGCAGAACAGTCAAAGAGACCGCCGGCTCCTTTAAAGCAGTTGCCGAAACCCAGAATAAGACTTTTCTGTTAGCGGTAGAAGAAGGTCTGAAGCTCTACGGTGAAGAGAACAGTATCCAGCAGTTAGTATCAACCCTTGTGGATAATGCCTTAAAGTATTCATCAGCAGGTGGAAGAATAAAAGTGAGCCTTACCCCTTATAAGAGAGGGGTAAAGCTGGAGGTATTTAACACGACGGATATGTCAGCAGATGCCTTGACAAAGGAGAATCTTAATAAGCTTTTTGACCGTTTCTACCGTGCTGACTCCTCCAGATCCAGAGATACAGGCGGATATGGTATTGGTTTGTCCATTGCGAAATCCATTGTAGAGGTACATCATGGAAAGATTTCTGCCAGATGTGAAAATGGAAATGAGGTCTGCTTTTTTGCAACCCTAGGATAA
- a CDS encoding polyphosphate polymerase domain-containing protein → MSQFQGTFKRYEKKYLLSEMAYKQLRARLQDKLNVDAYGNTTICNIYFDTPSYQLVRTSMEKPVYKEKLRLRSYGTPQEGDIVFIELKKKYKGVVYKRREKLELNKAENYLYDKKPAEENSQIIREIDWFLQFYKDIAPAMYISYERVAMYGLEDSELRVTFDTNILWREDTLFLEAGNYGNALLPEGYRLMEIKIPGTMPLWLTHILDELKIYPTSFSKYGRGYEQLTNRNIYERMGGKKYA, encoded by the coding sequence ATGAGTCAGTTTCAGGGAACCTTTAAACGTTACGAGAAGAAATACTTATTGAGTGAGATGGCATACAAACAGCTGAGAGCAAGGCTTCAAGATAAATTAAACGTAGATGCATATGGTAACACAACGATCTGTAATATTTATTTTGATACGCCTTCTTATCAGTTGGTAAGAACCTCAATGGAAAAACCCGTTTATAAAGAAAAGCTCAGACTAAGAAGCTATGGTACTCCACAGGAAGGAGATATCGTATTCATAGAATTAAAGAAAAAATATAAGGGTGTTGTCTATAAAAGGCGCGAAAAGCTTGAACTTAATAAGGCTGAAAATTACTTATACGATAAGAAACCTGCAGAAGAAAATTCACAGATTATCAGGGAAATAGACTGGTTCCTTCAGTTTTACAAGGATATTGCTCCCGCCATGTACATTTCATATGAAAGAGTTGCCATGTATGGACTAGAGGATTCTGAATTAAGAGTTACTTTTGACACAAACATTCTCTGGAGAGAAGATACATTGTTTCTTGAGGCCGGTAACTATGGTAACGCTTTATTGCCCGAAGGCTATCGGTTAATGGAAATCAAAATACCCGGCACAATGCCCCTCTGGTTGACTCATATACTGGATGAACTGAAGATTTATCCGACCTCTTTCTCCAAATACGGCAGAGGTTATGAGCAGCTTACAAATAGAAATATATACGAAAGAATGGGAGGAAAAAAATATGCTTAA
- a CDS encoding DUF4956 domain-containing protein has product MLNSILTGTFTIQSFLLCTACSIILGGIVAWVHSKFSNSSKGFVMTIALMPAIVQMVIMLVNGNLGTGVAVMGAFSLVRFRSIPGHAKEITSIFMAMAIGLATGTGYLTAAGLFVLIIIIVTCLYNFTGFGETKQQDKDLNITIPEGLDYSGVFDDLFEKYTNRSELVMVKTANMGSLYKLSYRIGLKNPAQEKAFIDELRCRNGNLEISCKKASFGTEEL; this is encoded by the coding sequence ATGCTTAATTCTATTTTAACAGGAACCTTTACAATACAGTCATTTCTGCTTTGCACAGCGTGTTCAATTATACTGGGAGGAATTGTTGCCTGGGTTCACAGCAAATTCAGTAACAGCAGCAAAGGATTTGTAATGACGATAGCTTTAATGCCCGCAATTGTTCAAATGGTAATTATGCTAGTCAATGGTAACTTAGGTACAGGTGTTGCGGTGATGGGAGCTTTTAGTTTGGTACGTTTCCGCTCCATCCCGGGTCATGCAAAGGAAATTACAAGCATCTTCATGGCAATGGCGATCGGTCTTGCCACCGGTACCGGTTATCTGACAGCAGCAGGGCTCTTTGTCCTGATAATTATAATAGTTACCTGTTTATATAACTTTACCGGTTTTGGTGAGACAAAGCAGCAGGATAAGGATTTAAACATTACCATACCCGAAGGATTGGATTATTCCGGAGTATTTGATGATCTATTTGAAAAATATACAAACAGATCGGAGCTGGTTATGGTAAAGACAGCAAATATGGGAAGCCTTTATAAATTAAGTTATCGTATCGGATTAAAAAATCCGGCACAGGAAAAGGCATTTATTGATGAACTTCGCTGCCGTAACGGCAACTTGGAAATTTCCTGTAAAAAGGCATCCTTTGGCACCGAAGAATTATAG
- a CDS encoding carbohydrate-binding domain-containing protein — MRKLNYIIAAVTITAMVITGCSSSDTSKTEDNSTTTTTTQEAENSSSTTTAIQTGIVPTSQIEVDKEFTARDLEVGYEESTAITITLKDKASTVSGSGAEVKDNTITINSEGTYVISGTLSEGQIVVEAADTEKVQLVLKGVTIHNSTSAAIYIKSGDKVFITLEEGTVNTLTDGTEYVQTDDNTVDGVIFSKADLTFNGSGTLNLTASYKHGIVSKDDVVVTGGIYNITAVKDAINGKDAVKIKAGTFTLSSDTGNGIQSKNADDTTKGYVYIAGGTITVVKCQEGIEGTVIIIDDGVINITASDDGMNAASGSNDTSETDGTENGFPQDGENMTPPEDGSFPGPGSTDDNGNTASGDTASTGTAPAGRGPQNNTTDTSGTSDTSGTTNTSAKADSTDATSEATENSQNADGQENNGQERPQNPGNFGGGNFGGGGGMDQVDTNCYILINGGTITVDASGDGIDSNGDLYITGGTLYVYGPTGNGDGALDYNGTADISGGNVYVAGSSGMAQGFSDTSTQYSILYNLTSVSTAGTEVTLKDSSGKVVASFTPTKDYQSIVLSLPELTKDATYTLTSGEQTADITLSSVVTSNGQQGMGGRGGFGGGTRK; from the coding sequence ATGAGAAAACTAAATTATATAATTGCAGCAGTAACCATAACTGCTATGGTAATAACAGGCTGCAGCAGTTCAGATACGAGTAAAACAGAGGATAATTCAACCACGACTACAACAACACAAGAGGCAGAGAATTCCTCCTCGACTACTACCGCTATTCAGACAGGTATTGTACCCACCTCACAGATAGAAGTGGACAAGGAGTTTACGGCAAGAGATCTGGAAGTTGGGTATGAGGAGAGCACTGCTATCACTATTACATTAAAAGATAAGGCCTCTACGGTGTCGGGTTCCGGTGCAGAAGTGAAGGATAACACCATCACTATCAACAGTGAAGGCACCTATGTAATCAGCGGAACTTTATCAGAAGGGCAGATCGTTGTGGAGGCTGCTGATACAGAGAAGGTACAGTTGGTATTAAAGGGAGTGACCATTCACAACTCCACCTCCGCAGCCATTTATATCAAGAGCGGGGACAAAGTGTTTATTACACTGGAGGAAGGTACCGTTAATACACTGACAGATGGTACAGAATATGTGCAGACAGATGATAATACGGTAGATGGTGTAATCTTCAGTAAAGCGGATCTGACCTTTAACGGCAGTGGAACCCTTAATCTTACAGCCAGTTATAAACATGGTATCGTGTCCAAGGATGATGTTGTAGTAACAGGTGGTATCTATAATATTACCGCAGTGAAAGATGCCATTAACGGTAAAGATGCAGTAAAAATCAAAGCGGGTACCTTTACCTTAAGCTCAGATACTGGAAATGGTATACAGTCAAAGAACGCAGATGATACGACGAAAGGTTATGTATATATTGCCGGCGGTACCATAACAGTTGTTAAATGCCAGGAAGGTATTGAAGGAACAGTAATCATTATAGATGATGGTGTAATTAATATTACAGCCTCGGATGATGGTATGAATGCAGCAAGCGGTTCAAATGATACCAGTGAGACCGATGGAACAGAGAATGGTTTCCCTCAGGACGGTGAAAATATGACTCCTCCGGAGGATGGTTCCTTCCCTGGCCCCGGTTCAACAGATGATAATGGAAACACAGCCTCCGGGGATACCGCAAGTACTGGAACTGCACCAGCAGGAAGAGGGCCTCAGAACAATACAACGGATACCTCTGGAACTTCGGATACCTCAGGAACCACAAATACCTCTGCAAAAGCTGATAGTACAGATGCTACCTCAGAAGCAACAGAAAATTCCCAGAATGCTGATGGACAGGAAAACAATGGACAGGAAAGACCCCAGAATCCCGGTAACTTTGGCGGTGGAAATTTCGGCGGAGGAGGAGGTATGGATCAGGTCGACACCAATTGCTACATCTTAATAAACGGCGGTACTATTACGGTGGATGCCTCTGGTGATGGGATTGACAGCAACGGAGACTTATATATAACAGGCGGTACTTTATATGTTTATGGTCCTACGGGCAATGGTGATGGCGCACTGGATTACAATGGTACTGCAGATATAAGCGGAGGAAATGTATATGTTGCCGGAAGTTCAGGAATGGCACAGGGATTTTCCGATACCTCAACTCAGTATTCTATCCTTTATAATTTAACAAGTGTCAGTACAGCAGGAACAGAAGTGACCTTAAAAGATTCAAGCGGTAAAGTAGTTGCCTCTTTTACCCCCACAAAGGACTATCAGTCAATTGTCTTAAGCCTTCCGGAGTTGACGAAAGATGCAACCTATACTTTAACCAGCGGCGAACAGACAGCCGATATTACACTTTCTTCTGTTGTTACCAGTAATGGTCAGCAGGGAATGGGAGGTCGGGGAGGTTTTGGCGGCGGTACCAGAAAATAA
- a CDS encoding helix-turn-helix transcriptional regulator, translated as MELTIGDNISYLLKQKNLTLSQLAVLMEVPSELVGKWVSGKVLPHLYYLIKIADIFDIRLDELIRADMESEVVTTR; from the coding sequence ATGGAGCTTACGATCGGTGATAACATTAGTTATTTACTTAAACAAAAGAATCTTACACTTAGCCAGTTAGCAGTTCTTATGGAAGTACCGTCAGAACTTGTGGGGAAATGGGTAAGCGGTAAGGTATTGCCACATCTTTATTATCTGATTAAGATAGCAGATATTTTCGACATAAGACTTGATGAACTGATCAGGGCTGACATGGAGAGTGAGGTAGTGACAACAAGATAA
- a CDS encoding DUF434 domain-containing protein: protein MTKQTRRGYKDSDEKEFGAEAFNRLTSAGKDIRYLINQGYPVSGASVFVGNHYLLSERQRMALLRWAATEEAINLRKSREIYDLRDRILHIDGFNILITLEVILSGSPVFRCLDGTIRDLAGLRGTYHPIDKTITALRWLGDFFEKKGVKEIIFYLDAPVSNSGRLKVLIQEELEPFSFRTQVFVTNEVDKILKTKECVATSDSIILDYASNWVNLNSLVLSGTSNLWMVDFLNGDPGEM from the coding sequence ATGACAAAACAAACCAGACGTGGGTATAAGGACAGTGACGAAAAGGAATTCGGTGCGGAGGCATTCAACAGGTTAACCAGTGCAGGCAAAGATATCCGATACCTGATAAATCAGGGGTACCCGGTTTCAGGTGCTTCCGTATTTGTGGGGAATCATTATTTGCTATCCGAGAGGCAGCGTATGGCACTGCTTCGCTGGGCGGCTACAGAGGAGGCCATAAACTTACGAAAATCCAGAGAAATATATGATCTAAGAGACAGGATACTGCATATTGACGGATTTAATATCTTAATAACATTGGAGGTTATTCTGTCAGGTTCTCCGGTGTTTCGGTGCCTTGATGGAACAATCAGGGACCTTGCGGGTCTCAGAGGCACCTATCATCCTATTGATAAGACGATTACAGCTCTTAGATGGTTAGGTGATTTTTTTGAAAAAAAGGGAGTAAAAGAAATTATTTTTTACCTTGATGCACCTGTTTCTAATTCCGGCAGATTAAAGGTATTGATACAGGAAGAATTAGAACCGTTCAGTTTTCGTACACAGGTCTTTGTAACAAATGAAGTTGATAAAATATTAAAGACCAAGGAGTGTGTGGCCACCTCTGATTCCATTATACTGGATTACGCAAGCAATTGGGTTAATCTGAACAGCCTGGTACTTTCAGGAACCAGTAATCTGTGGATGGTGGATTTTCTTAACGGAGACCCAGGTGAAATGTAG
- a CDS encoding alpha/beta hydrolase: protein MKREEFSFQAMDGIRIHGYRISPEASVEIKGIVQIAHGMAETAQRYERFANTLAEHGYKVYIHDHRGHGKTAGSVEELGHLAEKEGFRWLVYDMHQLSVIISKHHPSLPLFLFGHSMGSFAAQKYSMQYGKELKGLILSGSNGNQGFVLNAGILIASLEARKKGRRAKSERMNSLLFGNFNKLFSPNRTEFDWLSRDEAEVDKYVADPFCGTVFTCGFYYDFLKGLKDIEKRKNRKKMPSELPLLLIAGDRDPVGKCGKGVTSLSKLYKRVGVKDITLKLYNEARHELLNESNREEVTEEILTWLDKHIYLV from the coding sequence ATGAAGCGGGAAGAATTTTCTTTTCAGGCAATGGATGGGATCCGTATCCATGGATATCGTATTAGTCCGGAGGCTTCTGTAGAGATAAAAGGAATTGTACAGATAGCTCATGGAATGGCAGAAACAGCACAAAGGTATGAGCGTTTTGCAAATACTCTTGCGGAGCATGGGTATAAGGTGTATATTCATGACCACAGAGGGCATGGTAAAACCGCGGGAAGTGTGGAAGAGCTTGGACATCTTGCGGAAAAGGAGGGTTTTCGATGGCTGGTTTATGACATGCATCAGCTAAGTGTAATTATAAGTAAGCATCACCCTTCTTTGCCATTGTTCTTATTTGGGCACAGCATGGGTTCCTTTGCGGCACAAAAATACTCCATGCAGTACGGAAAAGAATTGAAAGGCCTCATATTATCCGGTTCAAACGGTAATCAAGGGTTTGTGTTAAATGCCGGAATCCTGATAGCCTCTCTGGAAGCAAGGAAAAAGGGAAGAAGAGCAAAAAGTGAGAGGATGAACAGCCTTCTGTTTGGCAATTTTAATAAATTGTTCAGTCCTAATCGGACGGAGTTTGACTGGCTGAGCAGGGATGAGGCAGAAGTGGATAAATATGTGGCAGATCCTTTTTGCGGTACAGTATTTACCTGTGGTTTTTATTATGATTTCTTAAAAGGCCTTAAGGACATAGAAAAAAGGAAGAACAGAAAGAAAATGCCTTCGGAACTTCCTTTGCTTCTGATTGCCGGAGACAGAGACCCTGTTGGGAAGTGCGGTAAGGGGGTTACAAGCTTAAGTAAGCTCTATAAGAGAGTTGGGGTGAAGGATATAACCTTAAAGCTTTATAACGAAGCCAGACATGAGCTGTTGAACGAAAGTAACCGGGAGGAAGTTACGGAAGAGATACTTACATGGCTGGATAAACATATATATTTAGTGTGA
- the glyA gene encoding serine hydroxymethyltransferase, with amino-acid sequence MYSFEEVLGYDPELAEAITKEIGRQEDHIELIASENFVSKAVMAAMGSPLTNKYAEGYPGKRYYGGCEFVDIAENLAIERAKQLFGCTYANVQPHSGAQANMAVFFALVKPGDTIMGMNLAHGGHLTHGSPVNMSGSYFNIVPYGVNDEGFIDYEELEKIALSVKPKLIVAGASAYARKIDFRRFREIADAAGALLMVDMAHIAGLVAAGLHESPIPYAHVTTTTTHKTLRGPRGGMILSSIEFAEEYKLNKSVFPGIQGGPLMHVIAAKAVCFKEALDPAFKSYAANIIENAQALSKGLTDRGFQIVSGGTDNHLMLVDLQNKGVTGKEAEKLLDAANITCNKNTIPNDPASPFVTSGIRLGTPAVTTRGMIAADMEVIAEAISLLIADVDKNKVQAMELVKTLTDRYPLYK; translated from the coding sequence ATGTATTCATTTGAAGAAGTTTTGGGCTATGACCCTGAGCTTGCTGAGGCTATAACCAAGGAAATTGGAAGACAGGAAGATCACATTGAACTGATAGCGTCTGAGAATTTCGTTAGTAAAGCAGTAATGGCAGCAATGGGAAGTCCACTTACGAATAAATATGCAGAAGGTTATCCCGGCAAAAGATATTATGGTGGCTGTGAATTTGTTGATATTGCTGAGAATCTTGCCATAGAACGTGCAAAACAGTTATTTGGCTGTACTTATGCCAATGTTCAGCCTCATTCCGGTGCGCAGGCTAATATGGCAGTATTTTTTGCCCTTGTGAAACCCGGTGATACCATTATGGGTATGAACCTCGCTCATGGCGGACATTTAACCCATGGCAGCCCGGTGAATATGTCCGGCAGCTACTTTAATATCGTTCCTTATGGTGTAAATGATGAAGGCTTCATAGATTACGAAGAGTTGGAGAAAATCGCTCTTTCCGTTAAGCCGAAACTAATCGTGGCCGGAGCCAGTGCTTATGCCAGAAAGATTGATTTCAGGCGTTTCAGGGAAATTGCAGATGCTGCAGGAGCTCTCCTGATGGTAGATATGGCCCACATTGCAGGTCTGGTAGCAGCAGGACTTCATGAATCCCCCATTCCTTATGCTCATGTTACAACCACTACCACCCACAAGACTCTCAGAGGTCCCAGAGGCGGTATGATTCTCTCAAGTATTGAATTTGCAGAGGAATATAAACTTAATAAATCAGTATTTCCCGGAATTCAGGGAGGTCCTTTGATGCATGTAATTGCAGCGAAAGCAGTTTGCTTTAAAGAAGCTCTTGACCCTGCCTTTAAATCCTATGCTGCAAATATCATTGAAAATGCACAAGCTCTCTCAAAAGGTCTGACAGACAGAGGTTTTCAAATTGTATCCGGCGGAACGGACAACCATCTCATGTTAGTGGATCTTCAGAATAAGGGAGTTACCGGTAAGGAAGCTGAAAAGCTTTTAGATGCTGCGAATATTACCTGCAATAAAAATACCATTCCCAATGATCCTGCCTCACCTTTTGTAACCAGCGGTATCCGTCTTGGAACACCGGCTGTTACTACAAGAGGTATGATTGCGGCAGATATGGAGGTTATTGCAGAAGCCATCAGCTTATTGATTGCAGATGTAGATAAGAATAAAGTGCAGGCTATGGAACTTGTAAAGACGCTGACTGACAGATATCCGCTGTATAAATAG
- the catA gene encoding type A chloramphenicol O-acetyltransferase → MKFIEIDMKQWVRKEHYEHYINNVRCSYSLTIDIDVSDLLTRLKARELKSYPAQIYMLSTVANQFSEFRMTINEQNHLGYWDIVNPMYTVLNTKTETFSAVWTQYNKSFHKFYEACLDDMAQYTTGVLFPQKNIPPAVFNISSVPWLDFTAFNLNVFSGEAYLLPIFTIGRYRNEHGKTLMPLAIQCHHAVCDGFHVGKFVEALRYMAANSEEWL, encoded by the coding sequence ATGAAATTTATTGAAATAGATATGAAACAATGGGTAAGAAAGGAACATTATGAGCATTACATCAACAACGTTCGTTGTTCCTATAGTCTCACAATTGATATTGATGTTTCTGACTTGCTAACCAGATTAAAAGCAAGGGAATTAAAAAGTTATCCGGCACAAATATATATGCTGTCAACAGTAGCTAATCAATTTTCTGAGTTCAGAATGACAATAAATGAGCAAAATCATTTAGGGTATTGGGACATAGTTAATCCAATGTATACGGTTCTAAATACGAAAACAGAGACATTTTCTGCTGTGTGGACCCAATATAATAAGAGCTTTCATAAGTTTTATGAAGCATGCCTGGATGACATGGCTCAGTATACGACTGGTGTACTTTTTCCTCAGAAAAATATTCCCCCGGCTGTTTTTAACATTTCCAGTGTCCCTTGGCTGGATTTTACTGCCTTCAATCTGAATGTCTTTTCGGGTGAAGCCTATCTCCTGCCCATTTTCACTATTGGCAGATATAGAAACGAGCACGGGAAAACCCTCATGCCCCTTGCAATACAATGTCACCATGCAGTTTGTGATGGTTTTCATGTTGGCAAGTTTGTAGAGGCCCTTCGCTATATGGCAGCAAATTCGGAAGAATGGTTATAA
- a CDS encoding GNAT family N-acetyltransferase — protein sequence MIRLLQETDTDRIAEIWLNTNISAHNFIEKKYWEDNLETVKEMFPQSEVYVYEDENTGKIQGFIGMSDSYIAGIFVCRDAQSCGIGKQLLDFVKTIKNQLSLSVYQKNIRALKFYQSGNFKIQSEKIDENTGEKEYFMIWER from the coding sequence TTGATTCGATTATTACAGGAAACAGATACAGATAGAATTGCAGAAATTTGGTTGAATACCAATATTAGTGCTCACAACTTCATTGAAAAAAAATACTGGGAAGATAATTTAGAAACAGTGAAAGAAATGTTTCCACAATCGGAAGTATATGTTTATGAAGATGAAAACACTGGTAAAATACAAGGTTTTATTGGAATGAGCGATAGTTATATCGCAGGAATATTTGTTTGCAGGGATGCACAATCTTGTGGTATCGGCAAACAATTGCTAGACTTTGTTAAAACGATTAAAAACCAATTATCCCTGAGCGTATATCAAAAGAATATACGAGCATTGAAATTCTACCAGAGCGGTAATTTTAAAATTCAGAGTGAGAAGATTGACGAAAACACTGGTGAAAAAGAATACTTCATGATATGGGAACGTTAA
- a CDS encoding DegV family protein, which yields MASYHIFSDSSCDTPIELLNLHHITLIPFYVTFDLERYFKENVEISNEEFYQRLSRDKIFPKTSLPSVMDYCHAFEKEILNGNDILCLCLTQKFSGSYQSAVNARELTLEKYPEADIQVVDSIQATGGQGILLMQAAYLKEAGYSLTDTVKRLEEIKSSARIMFTVDTLEYLAKGGRIGKAASLAGTMLNIKPMIQLRDAELIPYSNVRGRKKSLDRILNMTEEYFNENNAHYEDYDFCLANATTAEDTKAVQSQLENLIGRKITYPMFQIGVTIGTYTGPGAVGVCFVRKFDR from the coding sequence ATGGCCAGCTATCATATATTCAGCGATTCTTCCTGTGATACTCCCATAGAACTGCTGAATCTGCATCATATAACATTAATTCCATTTTATGTGACTTTTGATTTAGAACGTTATTTTAAAGAAAATGTGGAAATCAGCAACGAAGAATTCTACCAAAGGCTGTCCCGTGATAAAATCTTTCCTAAAACTTCTCTTCCTTCTGTTATGGATTACTGCCATGCCTTTGAAAAAGAAATTTTAAACGGAAATGATATACTCTGTCTTTGCCTGACTCAGAAGTTCAGCGGTTCTTATCAGTCAGCCGTTAATGCCAGAGAGCTTACCCTTGAGAAGTATCCGGAGGCTGATATACAGGTGGTGGATTCCATTCAGGCTACCGGCGGTCAGGGAATCCTTTTAATGCAGGCAGCATATCTGAAAGAAGCGGGCTATTCATTAACTGATACAGTGAAACGTCTGGAAGAGATTAAATCCTCCGCAAGGATCATGTTTACTGTGGATACCCTTGAATATCTTGCGAAAGGCGGACGAATTGGAAAAGCAGCTTCGCTGGCAGGTACTATGTTAAACATCAAACCTATGATTCAATTAAGGGATGCGGAACTGATTCCTTATTCCAATGTAAGAGGCCGCAAGAAATCTCTGGACCGAATACTTAATATGACAGAGGAATATTTTAACGAGAATAATGCTCACTATGAAGATTACGATTTCTGCCTGGCCAATGCCACAACTGCGGAAGATACCAAAGCTGTACAATCTCAACTGGAGAATCTCATAGGCAGAAAGATTACATACCCTATGTTTCAGATAGGTGTTACCATTGGAACCTATACCGGTCCCGGAGCAGTGGGTGTCTGTTTTGTAAGAAAATTTGACAGATAG
- a CDS encoding D-alanyl-D-alanine carboxypeptidase family protein yields the protein MKKTTNIIITLVCLTLMVHNLSNAIPFISNSYFGVQAAYAKAEDGLPLIYDSTSVDYMSYIPELECSSEVQEALAISNPDITIDAEAAILIDANSGAILYHKNATTPIFPASTAKVLTALVALEWCKQSEMVKVGKEVSMIPYDSSRAGLRSGDKLKVYNLLEAMLIPSGNDAAYAIAVYVGRKALKDKTAGEMKAIKKFTELMNEKAEKLGAYNSCFISPDGYDAIGQYSTAYDMALIGLQALKSKTIMKITKERTSTITMQNGRTLSLWNTNALINKDSMWYDSHVIGLKTGTTSIAGRCLISAAGEGNAKVLSVVMHSSSAGRWQDSLKLLEYGRKKIS from the coding sequence ATGAAAAAAACAACAAACATTATTATAACTTTAGTATGCCTTACTCTTATGGTTCATAATCTCAGTAATGCTATACCATTTATTAGCAACAGCTACTTCGGGGTGCAGGCAGCATATGCAAAAGCAGAGGACGGACTTCCGTTAATATATGACAGCACTTCCGTAGATTACATGTCATATATTCCGGAATTGGAATGCAGCAGTGAGGTACAGGAAGCACTGGCTATCAGTAATCCAGATATCACAATAGATGCTGAGGCAGCTATATTAATTGATGCAAACAGCGGAGCTATCCTATATCATAAAAATGCTACAACCCCAATCTTTCCGGCTAGTACGGCAAAGGTTCTGACAGCGCTGGTTGCTCTTGAATGGTGTAAGCAAAGTGAAATGGTCAAGGTAGGAAAAGAAGTCAGCATGATACCCTATGATTCTTCCAGAGCAGGATTAAGATCTGGTGACAAGTTAAAGGTCTACAATCTGTTGGAAGCCATGCTGATCCCTTCCGGTAATGATGCTGCTTATGCCATTGCAGTATATGTAGGAAGGAAAGCACTGAAAGATAAAACCGCAGGTGAAATGAAAGCAATCAAGAAATTTACGGAACTTATGAATGAAAAAGCAGAGAAGCTCGGAGCTTACAACTCCTGTTTCATTTCGCCGGATGGATATGATGCCATCGGACAGTATTCAACCGCATATGACATGGCGCTAATCGGACTACAGGCACTAAAAAGTAAGACGATAATGAAGATTACAAAAGAAAGAACCTCAACGATTACCATGCAAAACGGAAGAACCTTGTCCTTATGGAATACCAATGCACTCATTAATAAAGACAGCATGTGGTATGATTCTCATGTTATCGGGCTTAAGACAGGTACCACCAGTATAGCAGGACGGTGTCTTATTTCAGCTGCCGGAGAAGGTAACGCAAAGGTATTATCAGTAGTCATGCATTCCTCCAGTGCCGGAAGGTGGCAGGATTCCCTGAAGCTTCTGGAATACGGAAGAAAGAAAATCAGTTAA